In ANME-2 cluster archaeon, a single window of DNA contains:
- a CDS encoding type II toxin-antitoxin system RelE/ParE family toxin — protein sequence MYNVVLTNRAVKNFKKLPEELQNRCGEIFDDLEYSFAPIRLNVKKLKGYENTYRIRIGSWRIIYKVDNNIKSIVIYDILPRKSAY from the coding sequence ATGTATAATGTTGTTTTAACAAATAGAGCTGTGAAGAATTTTAAGAAATTGCCTGAAGAATTACAAAATCGATGTGGAGAAATATTTGATGACCTTGAGTATTCTTTCGCTCCAATCAGATTAAATGTTAAAAAACTAAAAGGATATGAAAACACTTACAGAATTCGCATAGGTTCGTGGCGGATAATTTATAAAGTAGATAATAATATAAAATCGATTGTTATTTATGATATTTTACCAAGAAAAAGTGCCTATTGA